Part of the Hemibagrus wyckioides isolate EC202008001 linkage group LG09, SWU_Hwy_1.0, whole genome shotgun sequence genome, TATTTTACCTGAAATTTCTTTGTGTTGCCTCTTTTGACACCTGTAGTTTTTGGTAACATTCCTCAAATGTGCTCAATAAACATGAGTATAATGAGAATGAGAATAaacattgcaataaataaagttacatttattttttgttttacagaattttatGGTAAGGGTGCCCCTTACAACGCCCTTGTGGGCAAGGACTCAACCCGAGCTGTGGCTAAAATGTCCCTTAATCCTGAAGATCTGACCCATGATACAGTGAGTTGCTGAGGAGCACTTTTTAATGCAGTGGTCTGCAGTAGTTTACGAGTTAATTACTTTAACatccttttttctctccatgtCAGACGGGCCTTACTAAGGAGGAGCTGGATTCCCTTGAGAGCGTATTCACTGGAACATACAAATCAAAGTACCCCATAGTGGGTTACACCCATAGACGCATTCTAAAAGATGGCAGCCCAAATGAAGATTTCAAACCAGAGGATCAACCTCATTTCACCTTCAAAAATGAGCTTTGATGCTTAGATAAATAGAACATTAAGGTTGATTCGGTAGTAATTATTAAAGATTTTGCATTGATTAATGTATGCTCTCTATATGTGGGATAAGATTACTATCTGAGAAATACCTCTCTAAAAAGATTAATTTCCTACTGATTTAGTTTGATAATTGTTTGGAGAATTTTATGGCAAGGGTGACACTCACAACGCCCTTGTGGTCAAGGACTCAACCAAAGCTGAGGCTAAAATGTTCCTTAATCCTGAAGATCTGACCCATGATACAGTGAGTTGTTGAGGAGCTCTTTTTAGTCATTTTGCATTGATTAACACCAGCTTCCTTCACATGGGATAAGATTACTGTCTGAGAAATATGTCTGTAACAAGATTAATTTTCTACTCATTTAGTTTGTTTTAGTCTCACTTCTGTATTTCTTGGCAATTACTGTATTTAATAAAGTTGTTGAAACTTCAAAGGTAGTGTAATACATTCAGtgttgtcagcagttcacagcTACATGTAATTGGTTCAGGGATTTGTGTTATATCTGTTTACTAATATTTGAACTTTCTTTTAGTCCTTTTCTGGAATTTTTGTGCTATTCACCAGTTTGAGTAATTTAGTGTTTTTGGTGTACTATATGTGGGGGGAGCTAGTGGTATTAACCTTATGTGCTTTGGCTTTGGTGGTCTGTCTGCCCACACTCGAGTAAACGAATGATGCATAAGCTCTGTAGGTTTTTCCCTGGTGGGCTACTTTGAAGGTCAACGTAAAGGGTTCACCCACCtgtatgattaaaaaaacaaaacatggtaAATTATGTTTTTATAATGTTTACATATTTTGTACTTGTTTATTATCTAATTCTCTTCACATTCTCTGGTACTTTTGCTTTCACATTAACTACTAGTAGTAACCGACTGGGAAAGTTTGGTGATTCACTGCTAAAGATAGCGTTGTATAATTTTAGAAATTGAACACTGCTTAAGTTTGGGTACTTTCTACTCAATATTATACAAAAGTCTGTGTGAATTATTTCTGAACTGTGGATgttatttacaataataaaacacactacaccttAGAGattctaatttattcattttttggcCTTCTAAAGTTTCTCACATCAGACTGCCCACACAGTGCTTTGTAAACCAAAGAGATTCTAATCTGAAACTAATTTACATGAAGACTGTACATAGTAGGAGGCCAGACAGATAGTTGGCCAATTACAAGAAACGATAAATTCACTTGTTATCATTCAAACATGCGGGCTGATTGCTTTCATGAAATGACAGTAATCCAGTGAAAGCAACGTGCTGTCAAAAGATGAATTTCACAAtgatttttctgtgtttcttaTAAATTCCCACCACAGCAGTAGGCTCTAGTACAATGATTCATTGTATAAGTTCTATTACAGTAAAAGCTTGCTCAGTAAATAATTATCCCTAAAAGACATCTTTACTGTAAAGTAGATGtcgggtttttttttaagtatatttaAATACACATAAATGGAAAATCTTCTGGAAAtaaattgtgtttttctgaaaatGCTTTCTGGTTTGTGATTAATTTAGAGACTAGAGAAAGTCAAGTCTACTTATCTTTTTAgactttctctttattttttaataaaattggCCCTTTGAGCTAGCCACAGACCTACCCATGAACTGAACTTGGTGTATACCACTGCTCTATTTCAAGCATGTGTTATCTACTCTGATGTTATGGTGATGCAGGTGACACTTTCCACCCACCAGCGTATTTGTTATTGCCCTACATAGCTAAAGGGGGTGTTGGTAGTGGGAGTCCGTGATGCTGCTTCCTGTCTCCATTGCACATCAGAATTTCCCTTTCAGCCCACCCACTTTAGTTTTGTAGCGTGCTGTGGGTCTCTCTAAGTTATTCTCTCTCAGTCGTGCGTTGGTGTCATGTTGTCCTTGTGTCAATACAACTGCGTTCACTGCTTCTGAATTGGAGTAGAGACTGGATGCTTTCAAGAGGtaagaaaaaatattcatatttattgaaACCTATAATATGACAAAGGTATCATTGTTTTTGTTGAATTGTTTTTGAGTTGCTAAAATAGTTTGGTATTGCAGGTACTTTGTAGTGAATTATATTGGGGATGATATTTGTTTGTGATTAAGAGCAGTACTTTTTTCATTACAGTACATTCTAGCtgtatgattatatatataagtaCTGTATGTAGTGTAATTCATACTGTTTTAAATGGGTAATGTGCCTTCCTTTACAcattacataaacatacatggGCATATACTCACAACCTATTCTTGATTCAATTCTGCAGTGCTTTAAGTCTAGATAATATAGAATCAAACATGTTTTGGATTTAATCCCGACAGTATATGCTGATGATTTAAACATATTATTCATTTTGATTTCCCAGATAAACTGACAGACTAAAGAGTATTTTGTAGACATCACACCATAGCGCActgatgaaggtgttgagtggCCACGTTGTGGTAAGCCATCCATTCCACATCCTTACTGTCTCCTAATGCCATCAGGGAATTTGATTATTGCatgtttgctttgctttgctctGTATTATTTCACTGACAAGATAAACATTTGAACTTTTGTTTTAGACAAAATCTCAGTCTGAGAACATGGATCTACTCATCATGTCAGCCTCAGATGTAAGTATTTTGGACTCCACATCTTACACATACAGCACTTTTTAGGGCACccataaataaaagtgaagaaCCTTGCTTAATTATTCTTCTAAACACCTTTAAAGATGAAATCGTATTCACAAAATTGCAAATGGTATGCACCCTGGAATCACAGCCCTTCTCTATCACCTGCAGTGATGTTTACCTTTGATCATTTTTAGTCAAGA contains:
- the nenf gene encoding neudesin, whose protein sequence is MLHAQLITLFALVLICLAEESKLKVKPASKPVRLFTDEELRRYDGSEDGQPIYMAVKGVVFDVTSGKKFYGKGAPYNALVGKDSTRAVAKMSLNPEDLTHDTTGLTKEELDSLESVFTGTYKSKYPIVGYTHRRILKDGSPNEDFKPEDQPHFTFKNEL